In one window of Leptolyngbya sp. CCY15150 DNA:
- a CDS encoding Fur family transcriptional regulator translates to MSPKRTRNQEKVLSVLRALGRGTSAQDLFVELRDRSQGMGLATVYRALDSLKLEGVVQVRTVPSGEALYSLIQEDRHHLTCLQCGLSIAIDECPVHELQERLHDAYQFKIYYHTLEFFGLCTTCQTAQASMG, encoded by the coding sequence ATGTCGCCAAAACGTACCCGCAACCAAGAGAAAGTATTGTCTGTGCTGCGAGCCTTGGGGCGGGGTACCTCGGCACAGGATTTATTTGTCGAACTCCGCGATCGCAGCCAGGGTATGGGATTGGCCACGGTGTACCGAGCCCTTGACTCCCTAAAGCTAGAGGGTGTGGTGCAGGTGCGGACGGTGCCTAGCGGAGAAGCTCTGTACAGCCTGATTCAAGAAGATCGCCACCACTTGACCTGCTTGCAGTGCGGCCTGTCAATTGCCATTGATGAATGTCCCGTGCATGAGCTGCAGGAACGCCTGCATGATGCCTATCAGTTCAAAATCTACTACCATACCCTAGAATTTTTCGGGCTCTGTACGACCTGTCAGACGGCTCAGGCATCCATGGGCTAG
- a CDS encoding ATP synthase subunit I → MAAPAQLTPEPDSSMAEFYQLQQNLLITTLVMAGVIFVSVWVFYTVAIALNYLLGACVGVVYLRMLAKNVEELGRQRQKLGSARLALLIALILVASQWNQLQIMPIFLGFLTYKVALITYVLWTSFAPSLD, encoded by the coding sequence GTGGCCGCTCCCGCGCAACTGACACCTGAGCCAGACTCCTCCATGGCGGAGTTTTACCAACTTCAACAAAATTTGCTCATCACCACTCTTGTGATGGCAGGCGTAATTTTTGTGAGTGTTTGGGTGTTTTACACCGTGGCGATCGCACTGAACTATTTACTGGGTGCCTGCGTGGGTGTAGTTTATTTGAGGATGTTGGCCAAAAACGTCGAGGAACTCGGTCGGCAGCGGCAAAAGCTAGGTAGTGCTCGGTTAGCCCTGCTCATAGCCCTCATCCTAGTGGCGTCTCAGTGGAACCAACTGCAAATCATGCCTATTTTTTTAGGATTCCTAACCTACAAAGTGGCCTTGATTACCTACGTCCTCTGGACTAGCTTCGCACCTAGCCTCGATTAA
- the atpB gene encoding F0F1 ATP synthase subunit A, with amino-acid sequence MLNDLITIQHFPLAELEVGHHLYWQIGSLKLHGQVFLTSWFVIAALVTISVLATRNVQMVPSGVQNLMEYALEFIRDLAKGQIGEKDYRPWVPFIGTLFLFIFVSNWGGALIPWKLVALPEGELAAPTSDINTTVALALLTSLAYFYAGFSKKGLGYFGNYVQPVAFMLPFKIIEDFTKPLSLSFRLFGNILADELVVGVLVLLVPLFVPLPVMALGLFTSAIQALIFATLAAAYIGEAMEEHGEEHE; translated from the coding sequence ATGCTGAATGATTTGATTACAATTCAACACTTCCCCCTGGCAGAACTGGAAGTCGGCCATCATTTGTACTGGCAAATTGGCAGTCTCAAGCTTCATGGGCAAGTATTCCTCACCTCTTGGTTTGTGATTGCGGCCCTCGTTACCATTTCAGTCTTAGCCACTCGTAACGTTCAGATGGTGCCGTCAGGTGTCCAAAACTTGATGGAATACGCCCTCGAATTCATTCGAGACTTGGCAAAGGGGCAAATCGGCGAAAAAGACTATCGCCCATGGGTACCGTTCATTGGCACCCTGTTTTTGTTCATCTTTGTCTCCAACTGGGGAGGAGCCCTGATTCCTTGGAAGCTAGTTGCTCTGCCTGAAGGCGAGTTGGCTGCCCCCACCAGTGACATTAACACCACCGTTGCCCTAGCGCTCCTCACCTCCTTGGCCTACTTCTACGCAGGCTTTAGCAAGAAAGGACTGGGCTACTTTGGTAACTATGTGCAGCCGGTAGCATTTATGTTGCCGTTCAAAATTATTGAAGATTTCACCAAGCCCCTTTCCCTGAGCTTCCGTCTATTTGGCAACATCTTGGCGGATGAGCTCGTGGTTGGGGTGCTGGTTCTTCTGGTGCCGTTGTTTGTGCCGCTGCCAGTGATGGCGCTTGGGTTGTTCACCAGTGCAATTCAGGCGTTGATCTTCGCTACGTTGGCCGCCGCCTACATCGGGGAAGCCATGGAAGAACACGGGGAAGAGCATGAGTAA
- the atpE gene encoding ATP synthase F0 subunit C encodes MNPIVAAASVIAAALAVGLAAIGPGIGQGNAAGQAVEGIARQPEAEGKIRGTLLLSLAFMEALTIYGLVVALVLLFANPFA; translated from the coding sequence ATGAATCCAATTGTTGCCGCCGCTTCTGTTATTGCTGCTGCCCTTGCTGTGGGTCTAGCCGCGATCGGCCCTGGTATTGGTCAAGGTAATGCAGCTGGTCAGGCTGTTGAAGGTATTGCTCGTCAGCCAGAAGCAGAAGGTAAGATTCGTGGTACTCTTCTGCTCAGCTTGGCATTTATGGAAGCACTAACCATCTACGGTTTGGTGGTTGCCCTCGTTCTTTTGTTCGCCAATCCTTTCGCCTAA
- a CDS encoding F0F1 ATP synthase subunit B': protein MIHWTVLLAAEAAASEGGGGLFDLDATLPLMAIQFLLLMVILNAVFYKPLGKSIDDRDNYIRTTQAEAKERLEQTKRLTQQYETELASTRRQSQTVIAEAQAAAQKIAAEQIAQAQQEAQAQREQVQRELDQQKTEALASLESQVGALSEQILDKLLGAQA from the coding sequence ATGATTCACTGGACAGTTCTACTTGCCGCTGAGGCCGCTGCTTCAGAGGGAGGGGGTGGACTTTTTGACTTAGATGCCACATTGCCCTTGATGGCCATTCAGTTTTTGCTGCTAATGGTGATCTTGAATGCAGTGTTTTATAAACCCCTGGGCAAGAGCATCGACGATCGAGATAACTATATTCGCACCACCCAAGCCGAGGCGAAGGAGCGATTGGAGCAAACCAAGCGCTTAACCCAGCAATACGAGACCGAACTGGCGTCTACGCGTCGTCAGTCTCAAACCGTGATTGCTGAAGCTCAAGCTGCTGCTCAAAAAATTGCTGCAGAGCAAATTGCTCAGGCTCAACAAGAAGCTCAGGCTCAGCGTGAGCAGGTTCAGCGTGAGCTGGATCAGCAAAAGACAGAGGCGCTAGCTTCGCTGGAGTCTCAAGTGGGTGCATTGAGTGAACAAATTTTGGATAAGCTCCTAGGAGCACAGGCTTAA
- a CDS encoding F0F1 ATP synthase subunit B yields the protein MGTLYWLAERTGTVVLKAPEIEEAGFGINLDLLDTNLINLIIIIGVLIYFGRGFLGKSLSERRSRIESEIREAEERKKSAASALAEQQQKLAQAKAEAAKMLSAAETSAQAARDSILAEAERDISRLREAAAQDLTSQQERIMREVRNQVVAMAMQQAESQLRNQMDDAKQQQLVDRSIAMLGGKS from the coding sequence ATGGGAACTTTGTATTGGCTAGCTGAGCGAACTGGAACAGTGGTTCTGAAAGCGCCAGAGATTGAAGAAGCCGGGTTTGGCATCAATCTTGATCTTTTAGACACAAATCTAATTAATCTGATCATTATCATTGGGGTTTTGATCTATTTTGGACGGGGCTTCCTGGGTAAGTCTCTTTCAGAGCGGCGATCGCGCATTGAATCTGAGATTCGTGAGGCTGAGGAACGCAAGAAATCAGCCGCGTCGGCTTTAGCTGAACAGCAGCAAAAGCTGGCTCAAGCGAAGGCTGAAGCAGCAAAAATGCTCAGCGCTGCGGAGACCTCTGCTCAGGCTGCTCGTGACTCGATCTTGGCGGAGGCGGAGCGGGATATTTCTCGTCTGCGAGAAGCTGCAGCTCAAGACTTGACCTCTCAGCAAGAACGCATCATGCGAGAGGTTCGTAATCAAGTTGTCGCGATGGCGATGCAGCAAGCAGAATCTCAACTTCGCAATCAGATGGATGATGCCAAGCAGCAACAGCTGGTAGACCGTAGCATTGCTATGTTGGGAGGCAAGTCATGA
- the atpH gene encoding ATP synthase F1 subunit delta: MNDSLVTAEILEPYAQALMSLAQGNDLVDPLSDDAAGLLELLKESPDLGQFLSSPIVGIPQKKAVLRQALTDQVHPYMMNFLLLLVDRRRISFIEGICRKYQSLVRELKKTVLAEVTSAVPLSESQQDAVRAQVLSLTGAQQVELELSQNPDLIGGVVIRVGSQVIDASLSGQLRRIGLKLSVIS, translated from the coding sequence ATGAACGATAGTTTAGTCACGGCTGAGATTCTAGAGCCCTATGCTCAGGCCTTGATGTCACTGGCTCAGGGGAACGACCTCGTTGATCCGTTGAGTGATGATGCCGCTGGTCTGTTGGAGCTTTTGAAAGAGTCGCCTGACCTAGGGCAATTTTTGTCGAGCCCCATTGTGGGCATCCCTCAAAAAAAGGCAGTCCTACGTCAAGCTCTGACTGATCAAGTTCATCCCTACATGATGAATTTCTTGCTGCTGTTGGTGGATCGCCGACGCATCTCGTTCATTGAAGGGATTTGCAGAAAATATCAATCCCTGGTTCGAGAGTTGAAGAAGACGGTGCTGGCTGAGGTTACGTCGGCCGTGCCCCTATCGGAATCTCAACAGGATGCTGTTCGTGCGCAGGTTCTAAGCCTTACAGGTGCGCAGCAAGTTGAGCTTGAACTATCGCAGAATCCGGACTTGATCGGTGGCGTTGTGATCCGAGTTGGCTCTCAAGTGATTGATGCGAGCCTTAGCGGACAGTTGCGACGCATCGGTCTTAAACTCAGCGTCATCAGCTAG